The proteins below come from a single Salinilacihabitans rarus genomic window:
- a CDS encoding pyridoxal-phosphate dependent enzyme, whose protein sequence is MKDDERGWSRRERDGRSTTNLGEGRTPLIRSVRDETLYYKHEGLNPSGSFKDRGTALTVSKALDEGVERLHVCSSGNAALSLAVYTRRAGLECVCHVPERTSESKKQLMEALGATLVEYDGVYEDVFHELRGKDLDGWNVTPGVSNTSLEAYEDIAVEILERVVPDQVVVPCGNGTNLAGIWRGFEKRGESPAMIGVQMEGAAPIRKALREGTSHAVVEDPGESLAEGIIASESFNCAEATEAITASDGRLEVVTEAELEAGLRELTREGILAEPTSAVVTPVADRYDGVTVAVVTGSGLKNYAELRDLC, encoded by the coding sequence ATGAAGGATGACGAACGCGGATGGAGTCGTCGCGAGCGAGACGGGAGGTCGACGACGAACCTCGGGGAAGGACGGACGCCGTTGATACGGAGCGTGCGGGACGAGACCCTGTACTACAAACACGAGGGGCTCAACCCCTCCGGCAGTTTCAAGGACCGGGGCACCGCGCTCACGGTGTCGAAGGCGCTCGACGAGGGGGTCGAACGGCTCCACGTCTGCTCGTCCGGCAACGCGGCTCTCTCGCTTGCGGTCTACACGCGGCGGGCGGGGCTGGAGTGTGTCTGTCACGTGCCGGAGCGGACCTCCGAGAGCAAGAAGCAACTGATGGAGGCGCTGGGGGCGACGCTCGTGGAGTACGACGGCGTCTACGAGGACGTCTTCCACGAACTCCGGGGGAAGGACCTGGACGGGTGGAACGTCACCCCCGGCGTCTCGAACACCTCCCTCGAAGCCTACGAGGACATCGCGGTCGAGATACTGGAGCGGGTCGTTCCCGATCAGGTCGTCGTGCCGTGTGGCAACGGGACGAATCTGGCGGGGATCTGGCGGGGGTTCGAGAAGCGCGGCGAATCGCCGGCGATGATCGGCGTCCAGATGGAAGGGGCCGCCCCGATACGGAAGGCCCTCCGGGAGGGCACCTCCCACGCCGTCGTCGAGGACCCCGGGGAGAGTCTGGCGGAGGGGATCATCGCCTCCGAGTCGTTCAACTGCGCGGAGGCGACGGAGGCGATAACGGCGTCCGACGGACGGCTGGAGGTCGTCACCGAGGCCGAACTCGAAGCCGGACTGCGAGAACTGACCCGGGAGGGCATCCTCGCGGAACCGACCTCCGCCGTCGTCACGCCGGTGGCAGACAGGTACGACGGCGTGACCGTCGCGGTCGTCACCGGTTCCGGGCTCAAAAACTACGCCGAACTCAGGGACCTGTGCTGA
- a CDS encoding extracellular solute-binding protein, with protein MTRRNDSAGRAGRRRFLAGSAALGAVSLAGCTGLIGSEDDDSSIGQIGSGREGRDPPGGTSMEEMPDLEGELTVYSGRGKLLVDELLGYIDDLYDDFTVVPRYDDGSTLVNQILNEGQGTNADVFYTVDAGGLGTLADEGRTRELPADLLDLVREEFRTDRWIGTSGRARTVPYNTDAFSADDVPDDVMAFPEFDADLGWAPSYPSCQGFVTAMRLLEGPEATREWLEGVVDAGIRDYPDEFAICQAIANGEIDAGFTNHYYVQRVLDGSPDAPIDTAFTNGDAGAVFDVAGAAVLDAADDPELAANFVRHLLSAEAQEYFAVETFEYPLIPEVDPVGDLPTIDELDVPDLDLSQLSDLEPTIDLMREVGIDT; from the coding sequence ATGACGCGACGAAACGACTCCGCCGGACGCGCGGGCCGTCGGCGGTTTCTCGCCGGTTCGGCCGCGCTCGGAGCGGTCTCGCTGGCTGGCTGTACCGGGTTGATCGGCAGCGAGGACGACGACTCGTCGATCGGCCAGATCGGCTCCGGCCGCGAGGGGCGCGACCCGCCGGGGGGCACGTCGATGGAGGAGATGCCGGACCTCGAGGGCGAACTGACCGTCTACTCCGGGCGGGGGAAGTTGCTCGTCGACGAACTCCTCGGCTACATCGACGACCTCTACGACGACTTCACCGTCGTCCCGCGCTACGACGACGGGAGCACCCTCGTCAACCAGATCCTCAACGAGGGTCAGGGGACGAACGCCGACGTCTTCTACACCGTCGACGCCGGCGGCCTCGGGACGCTCGCCGACGAGGGACGCACCCGCGAACTCCCCGCCGACCTCCTCGACCTCGTCCGCGAGGAGTTCCGCACCGACCGCTGGATCGGCACCTCCGGGCGCGCCCGGACGGTCCCCTACAACACCGACGCGTTCTCCGCCGACGACGTCCCCGACGACGTCATGGCGTTCCCCGAGTTCGACGCCGACCTCGGCTGGGCGCCCTCCTACCCCTCCTGTCAGGGCTTCGTCACGGCGATGCGCCTGCTCGAAGGGCCCGAGGCCACCCGCGAGTGGCTCGAAGGCGTCGTCGACGCCGGCATCCGCGACTACCCCGACGAGTTCGCGATCTGTCAGGCGATCGCCAACGGCGAGATCGACGCCGGCTTCACCAACCACTACTACGTCCAGCGCGTCCTCGACGGCTCGCCCGACGCGCCCATCGACACGGCGTTCACGAACGGCGACGCGGGCGCGGTCTTCGACGTCGCCGGCGCGGCCGTCCTCGACGCCGCCGACGACCCCGAACTGGCGGCGAACTTCGTCCGCCACCTGCTGTCGGCCGAGGCCCAGGAGTACTTCGCCGTCGAGACGTTCGAGTACCCGCTGATCCCCGAGGTCGACCCCGTCGGCGACCTGCCCACGATCGACGAACTCGACGTGCCGGACCTCGACCTCTCGCAACTGTCGGACCTCGAACCGACGATCGACCTCATGCGCGAGGTCGGCATCGACACCTGA
- a CDS encoding alpha-1 4-glucan-protein synthase, with protein sequence MSQDICVIVPTIREYECVRSYVRNAREHGFDVSRLHVVLVTEDFCETEEMAAMLDEEGVSGEVFDGTRREEWYEDHGVAEFAHVVPAASHAETSFGLLYMWANPEFEYGFFLDDDTLPHEDVDFFGTHMQNLAFEGEIEAVSSDENWVNVLYRNAAEHGLYPRGYPYSAMGETVETGTAEVESGAVVASQGLWTNVPDLDAVRILMDGDLQGQARTRTTREDFGEDFVAARGNYLTVCSMNLAFRREVIPAFYQLPMDDNRWDVGRFDDIWSGVFLKRACDVLGKRIYNGAPLCEHNKAPRSTFDDLNNEVPGLELNEHLWRIVDGVEPAVPRDGRTAGPSDGADSYAAVFEAMARELRDGDWSDYNNGAFLNYVGEYMIEWLACLDALERTVPATAD encoded by the coding sequence ATGAGCCAGGATATCTGCGTGATCGTCCCGACGATCCGGGAGTACGAGTGCGTGCGCTCGTACGTCCGAAACGCCCGCGAGCACGGGTTCGACGTCTCGCGGCTGCACGTCGTCCTCGTCACCGAGGACTTCTGTGAGACCGAAGAAATGGCGGCGATGCTCGACGAGGAGGGGGTCTCCGGCGAGGTCTTCGACGGTACGCGCCGCGAGGAGTGGTACGAGGACCACGGCGTCGCGGAGTTCGCCCACGTCGTCCCGGCGGCGAGTCACGCCGAGACGAGTTTCGGCCTGCTGTACATGTGGGCGAACCCCGAGTTCGAGTACGGCTTCTTCCTCGACGACGACACCCTCCCGCACGAGGACGTGGACTTCTTCGGCACGCACATGCAAAACCTCGCCTTCGAGGGCGAGATCGAGGCGGTCTCCTCGGACGAAAACTGGGTCAACGTCCTCTACCGGAACGCAGCGGAACACGGCCTCTACCCGCGGGGCTACCCCTACTCGGCGATGGGCGAGACCGTCGAAACCGGGACGGCCGAGGTCGAATCGGGCGCGGTCGTCGCCTCGCAGGGGCTGTGGACGAACGTCCCCGACCTCGACGCCGTGCGCATCCTCATGGACGGCGACCTGCAGGGACAGGCCCGGACCCGGACGACCCGCGAGGACTTCGGCGAGGACTTCGTCGCCGCCCGCGGGAACTACCTCACCGTCTGCTCGATGAACCTCGCGTTCCGCCGCGAGGTGATCCCCGCCTTCTACCAGCTACCGATGGACGACAACCGCTGGGACGTCGGCCGGTTCGACGACATCTGGAGCGGCGTCTTCCTCAAGCGCGCCTGCGACGTCCTCGGCAAGCGCATCTACAACGGCGCCCCGCTGTGTGAACACAACAAGGCCCCGCGAAGCACCTTCGACGACCTCAACAACGAGGTGCCGGGGCTCGAACTCAACGAACACCTCTGGCGGATAGTCGACGGCGTGGAACCGGCGGTTCCACGGGACGGTCGGACGGCCGGGCCGTCCGACGGCGCCGACTCCTACGCCGCGGTCTTCGAGGCGATGGCGCGCGAACTCCGCGACGGCGACTGGTCCGACTACAACAACGGCGCGTTCCTCAACTACGTCGGCGAGTACATGATCGAGTGGCTGGCCTGCCTCGACGCGCTCGAACGGACGGTCCCCGCGACGGCGGACTGA
- the thsB gene encoding thermosome subunit beta, protein MSQRMQQGQPMIVMSEDSQRVKDRDAQDYNISAARAVAEAVRSTLGPKGMDKMLVDSMGSVTITNDGVTILKEMDIDNPTAEMIIEVAETQEDEAGDGTTTAVAVTGELLKNAEDLLEQEIHPTAIIKGFHMAAERAREEIDDIAEEIDTDDEDLLRKTAETSMTGKGAEVNKEHLASLIVDAVRQVTVENDEGENVVDLEFLEVETQTGRSAGESELLEGGIVDKDPVHDDMPESVEDADILLLNDPIEVEETDVDTEVSVTDPDQLQKFLDREEQQLREKVDHIVDLGADVVFCQKGIDDLAQHYLAKEGILAVRRAKKSDLEFLSEVVDAAVVSDLESATEDDLGFGDVTRDDEDELFYVTGEDAHGVTLLLRGSTEHVVDELERGVQDALDVVAQTVSDGRVLAGGGAIEVELASRLRDYADSVSGREQLAVEAFADSLELVPRVLAENAGLDSIDTLVDLRAAHDDGEIRAGLNVYTGDVEDTFETGVVEPAHAKEQAVSSASEAANLVLKIDDIIAAGDLSTDGDDDEEMDMGGAGGMGGMGGMGGMGGAM, encoded by the coding sequence ATGAGTCAGCGAATGCAGCAGGGACAGCCGATGATCGTAATGAGCGAGGACTCCCAGCGCGTCAAGGACCGCGACGCGCAGGACTACAACATCAGCGCCGCGCGTGCGGTCGCTGAAGCCGTTCGCTCTACCCTCGGTCCGAAGGGGATGGACAAGATGCTCGTCGACTCGATGGGATCGGTGACGATCACCAACGACGGCGTCACCATCCTCAAGGAGATGGACATCGACAACCCGACGGCCGAGATGATCATCGAGGTCGCCGAGACCCAGGAGGACGAGGCCGGCGACGGGACGACGACGGCCGTCGCGGTCACCGGTGAACTCCTCAAGAACGCCGAGGACCTCCTCGAACAGGAGATCCACCCGACGGCGATCATCAAGGGCTTCCACATGGCCGCCGAGAGGGCCCGCGAGGAGATCGACGACATCGCCGAGGAGATCGACACCGACGACGAGGACCTCCTGCGCAAGACGGCCGAGACCTCGATGACCGGCAAGGGCGCCGAGGTCAACAAGGAACACCTCGCGAGCCTCATCGTCGACGCCGTCCGTCAGGTCACCGTCGAGAACGACGAGGGCGAGAACGTCGTCGACCTCGAGTTCCTCGAGGTCGAGACCCAGACCGGCCGCAGCGCCGGCGAGTCCGAACTGCTCGAGGGCGGCATCGTCGACAAGGACCCCGTCCACGACGACATGCCCGAGAGCGTCGAGGACGCCGACATCCTGCTGCTGAACGACCCGATCGAGGTCGAGGAGACCGACGTCGACACCGAAGTCTCCGTCACCGACCCCGACCAGCTCCAGAAGTTCCTCGACCGCGAGGAACAGCAGCTCCGCGAGAAGGTCGACCACATCGTCGACCTCGGCGCCGACGTCGTCTTCTGCCAGAAGGGCATCGACGACCTCGCCCAGCACTACCTCGCCAAGGAGGGCATCCTCGCGGTCCGCCGCGCGAAGAAGTCCGACCTCGAGTTCCTCTCGGAGGTCGTCGACGCCGCGGTCGTCTCGGACCTCGAAAGCGCCACCGAGGACGACCTCGGCTTCGGTGACGTCACCCGCGACGACGAGGACGAACTGTTCTACGTCACCGGCGAGGACGCCCACGGCGTCACACTCCTGCTGCGTGGCTCCACCGAGCACGTCGTCGACGAACTCGAACGCGGCGTCCAGGACGCGCTGGACGTCGTCGCCCAGACCGTCTCCGACGGCCGCGTCCTCGCGGGCGGCGGCGCGATCGAGGTCGAACTCGCCTCGCGGCTGCGCGACTACGCCGACTCCGTCTCCGGGCGCGAACAGCTCGCCGTCGAGGCGTTCGCCGACTCGCTCGAACTCGTCCCGCGCGTGCTCGCCGAGAACGCCGGCCTCGACAGCATCGACACGCTCGTCGACCTGCGTGCGGCCCACGACGACGGCGAGATCCGCGCCGGCCTGAACGTCTACACCGGCGACGTCGAGGACACCTTCGAGACCGGCGTCGTCGAACCCGCCCACGCCAAGGAGCAGGCCGTCAGCAGCGCCTCCGAGGCCGCCAACCTCGTCCTCAAGATCGACGACATCATCGCCGCCGGCGACCTGAGCACCGACGGCGACGACGACGAGGAGATGGACATGGGCGGTGCCGGCGGCATGGGCGGCATGGGCGGCATGGGCGGTATGGGCGGCGCGATGTGA
- a CDS encoding glycosyltransferase family 39 protein, giving the protein MAPSDPRPRPLARLRRSVRRSVRRARDPPGRDRAYAAAVAVLAGLAVFLLATELFPYHSNNDDEAVYLLQAAMLLDGQLELHAGDLAGAFRPWFFVADGGRLYPKYAPVPAATYAVSMALFGEPRVTLALVAAGNAALVYVLGATAFDRRVGVVAAALFAASPMTLLTSSVFLPYAPTTLLNLAFAVCYLRGVREGSLPSAAAAGVVVGLAFFARPYTAVLFAAPFVCHALWTVGRSLRREGVRPLPDPVRRNALTAAGGLAFVGVALAYNARLTGSPLLFPYEAFAPLDGPGFGRRRILGHSIEYTPELALRANGYALRYLATRWVAAGALGTLAALCGLAVAARRWRRGRDGRNPAPVLLAGLLVSVPVGNVPFWGNYNVLATLSDPTDGLVAQFGPFYHFDLLAPLSIFAALALVTGWRTLPDRLAARTSPGAARRVAIAALVASALVLGGANAAAVAAPLERNAAHTERFEAAYEPFEETDLDDALVFLPTPYGPWQNHPFQPLRNDPDLDGEVVYALDRGPAGDFAVLDAYPDRTVYRYAYRGEWTPNPHDRVVPTLEPLAVREGASLAGETTVAVPDRVSRATVRLETDAGYATYGIDDPGETVAVDWALEPGEARLETPDGAAAVPANGTDEVALSVTVVQPDGSSATYRQVATVRTTDDGVEAVWPPERTVCTLVTACGSEGTYLPDDPEANPAWAEFETRLEER; this is encoded by the coding sequence GTGGCCCCGTCCGACCCCCGCCCGCGTCCGCTCGCCCGCCTCCGCCGGTCGGTTCGACGATCGGTTCGCCGCGCCCGCGACCCTCCGGGCCGCGACCGGGCGTACGCGGCCGCGGTCGCCGTCCTCGCGGGCCTCGCCGTCTTCCTGCTCGCGACGGAGCTGTTCCCCTACCACTCGAACAACGACGACGAGGCCGTCTACCTGCTGCAGGCGGCGATGCTGCTCGACGGCCAACTCGAACTCCACGCGGGCGACCTCGCGGGCGCGTTCCGGCCGTGGTTCTTCGTCGCGGACGGCGGCCGACTCTACCCCAAGTACGCGCCCGTCCCGGCCGCGACGTACGCCGTCTCGATGGCGCTGTTCGGCGAGCCGCGGGTGACGCTCGCGCTCGTCGCCGCGGGCAACGCCGCGCTCGTCTACGTCCTCGGCGCGACGGCGTTCGACCGCCGGGTCGGCGTCGTCGCCGCGGCGCTGTTCGCCGCCTCGCCGATGACGCTGCTCACCTCCTCGGTGTTCCTCCCGTACGCGCCGACGACCCTCCTGAACCTCGCGTTCGCCGTCTGCTACCTCCGGGGCGTCCGCGAGGGGTCGCTCCCGAGCGCGGCCGCCGCGGGCGTCGTCGTCGGCCTCGCGTTCTTCGCGCGGCCGTACACCGCCGTCCTCTTCGCCGCGCCCTTCGTCTGCCACGCGCTCTGGACGGTCGGCCGTTCGCTCCGCCGGGAGGGAGTCCGCCCGCTGCCCGACCCCGTCCGGCGGAACGCCCTCACGGCCGCGGGCGGCCTCGCGTTCGTCGGCGTCGCGCTCGCGTACAACGCCCGACTCACCGGGTCGCCGCTGCTCTTTCCGTACGAGGCGTTCGCGCCGCTGGACGGCCCCGGCTTCGGCCGCCGGCGGATCCTCGGCCACTCGATCGAGTACACCCCCGAACTCGCCCTGCGGGCGAACGGCTACGCCCTCCGGTACCTCGCGACCCGGTGGGTCGCCGCGGGCGCGCTCGGCACCCTCGCGGCGCTCTGTGGCCTCGCGGTCGCCGCGCGCCGGTGGCGCCGGGGTCGCGACGGCCGGAACCCCGCGCCCGTCCTCCTCGCCGGCCTGCTCGTCTCCGTCCCCGTCGGGAACGTCCCCTTCTGGGGCAACTACAACGTCCTCGCGACGCTCTCGGACCCGACCGACGGCCTCGTCGCGCAGTTCGGCCCGTTCTACCACTTCGACCTGCTGGCGCCGCTGTCGATCTTCGCCGCGCTCGCGCTCGTGACCGGCTGGCGGACGCTCCCCGACCGCCTCGCCGCCCGGACCTCGCCCGGTGCCGCGCGGCGGGTCGCCATCGCCGCGCTCGTCGCGAGCGCGCTCGTCCTCGGCGGGGCCAACGCGGCCGCCGTGGCGGCCCCGCTCGAACGCAACGCCGCCCACACCGAGCGGTTCGAGGCGGCCTACGAGCCCTTCGAGGAGACCGACCTCGACGACGCGCTGGTCTTCCTCCCGACGCCGTACGGGCCGTGGCAGAACCACCCGTTCCAGCCCCTGCGCAACGACCCGGACCTCGACGGCGAGGTCGTCTACGCGCTCGACCGCGGCCCCGCGGGTGATTTCGCCGTGCTCGACGCCTACCCCGACCGGACGGTCTATCGCTACGCCTACCGCGGCGAGTGGACGCCGAACCCACACGACCGCGTCGTCCCGACGCTCGAACCGCTGGCGGTCCGCGAGGGCGCGTCGCTCGCGGGCGAGACGACCGTCGCCGTCCCCGACCGCGTCTCGCGTGCGACCGTCAGGCTGGAGACCGACGCGGGGTACGCCACCTACGGGATCGACGACCCCGGCGAGACGGTCGCCGTCGACTGGGCGCTCGAACCCGGCGAGGCCCGACTGGAGACGCCCGACGGCGCCGCGGCGGTCCCCGCGAACGGGACCGACGAGGTGGCGCTCTCGGTGACGGTGGTCCAGCCGGACGGGAGTTCCGCCACCTACCGTCAGGTGGCGACCGTCCGGACGACCGACGACGGCGTCGAGGCGGTCTGGCCGCCCGAGCGGACCGTCTGCACCCTCGTGACCGCCTGCGGGAGCGAGGGCACCTACCTCCCCGACGACCCCGAGGCCAACCCGGCGTGGGCCGAGTTCGAGACGCGACTCGAGGAGCGGTGA
- a CDS encoding lysylphosphatidylglycerol synthase transmembrane domain-containing protein, translated as MDEAGDRSNRLRAALTRRRVALAGTVLVFAGLLVALREVDLRAVAAEVSGADPALLAAAVCVYAVSWPLRGRRYGDVLAAIGHPTGTGFLTLVVFLSQTGNLALPARAGDGVRAYAMNARRDVPYPAGAASLAVERGFDLAAIATLAGAATCWLALAGDAGPLALAGEAGGARTALAAAGGVTATTLTLGAATVVVARSDRPLGAGLRARCSRFPRLRGPVEAALRFARTVAVVARNPRAMVVVGAGSLLVWALDVLTAVLVLAALDSGLAAGPLLAVGALAVSVGNLAKVLPLSQGGVGLYEAAFTALVVGLTPVGASTALAAAVVDHALKNAVTLVGGAGAVAALGISPSAADREAETGTGRFLGSPKR; from the coding sequence ATGGACGAGGCGGGCGACCGATCGAACCGACTCCGGGCCGCGCTGACGCGCCGGCGGGTGGCGCTCGCGGGGACGGTCCTCGTCTTCGCCGGCCTGCTGGTCGCGCTCCGTGAGGTCGACCTCCGGGCGGTCGCCGCCGAGGTCTCGGGCGCCGACCCCGCGCTCCTCGCCGCCGCCGTCTGCGTCTACGCCGTCTCGTGGCCGCTGCGGGGCCGCCGGTACGGCGACGTGCTGGCGGCGATCGGTCACCCGACCGGGACGGGGTTTCTCACGCTGGTCGTCTTCCTCAGCCAGACGGGGAACCTCGCGCTCCCGGCGCGGGCGGGCGACGGCGTCCGCGCGTACGCGATGAACGCCCGCCGGGACGTGCCGTACCCCGCGGGGGCCGCCTCGCTGGCCGTCGAGCGGGGCTTCGACCTCGCGGCGATCGCGACGCTCGCGGGGGCGGCGACGTGCTGGCTCGCCCTCGCCGGCGACGCGGGGCCGCTCGCCCTCGCCGGCGAGGCCGGCGGCGCGCGGACGGCGCTGGCTGCCGCGGGGGGCGTGACCGCGACGACCCTGACGCTGGGGGCCGCCACCGTCGTCGTCGCCCGGTCGGACCGCCCGCTCGGGGCGGGCCTCCGGGCGCGGTGCTCGCGGTTCCCGCGGCTTCGCGGCCCGGTCGAGGCCGCCCTCCGGTTCGCCCGGACCGTAGCCGTCGTCGCGCGGAACCCGCGGGCGATGGTCGTCGTCGGCGCGGGGAGCCTCCTCGTCTGGGCGCTCGACGTCCTCACCGCCGTGCTGGTGCTCGCGGCGCTCGACAGCGGCCTCGCGGCCGGCCCCCTGCTCGCCGTCGGCGCGCTCGCGGTGAGCGTCGGCAACCTCGCGAAGGTGTTGCCGCTCTCGCAGGGCGGCGTCGGCCTCTACGAGGCGGCGTTCACCGCGCTGGTCGTCGGCCTCACCCCCGTCGGCGCGAGCACGGCGCTGGCGGCCGCGGTGGTCGACCACGCGCTGAAGAACGCGGTGACGCTCGTCGGCGGCGCGGGCGCGGTCGCCGCGCTCGGCATCTCCCCGTCGGCGGCCGATCGCGAGGCCGAGACGGGGACCGGCAGATTTTTAGGCTCGCCTAAAAGATAG
- a CDS encoding NAD-dependent epimerase/dehydratase family protein, with amino-acid sequence MNGSDRRALVTGGAGFVGSHLVERLLDDGVDVTVVDDCSNGSRERVPGGARFVEADLTDPGALDGLLDGVDRVWHLAASKVVDTDRPHGQFEDNTRMTREVLEAMAEAGVTEVAYTSSSTVYGEAPRPTPEDYAPLEPISAYGASKLADEGLLSARAHSHDLTVWNVRFANVVGPGLRGAVIPDFVEKLRDDPETLTILGDGRQEKSYLHVTDCVDAMCHVVAHADDAMNTYNLGTRTTTSVDRIAAIVADEMGLDPDYEYTGGDRGWTGDVPKMRLSIEKLAALGWEPALSSDEAVRRAARELVAELR; translated from the coding sequence ATGAACGGCTCGGATCGCCGCGCGCTCGTCACCGGCGGCGCGGGGTTCGTCGGCTCGCACCTCGTCGAGCGGTTGCTCGACGACGGGGTCGACGTGACGGTCGTCGACGACTGCTCGAACGGCTCGCGCGAGCGGGTGCCCGGGGGGGCCCGGTTCGTCGAGGCGGACCTGACCGACCCCGGCGCGCTCGACGGCCTCCTCGACGGCGTCGACCGCGTCTGGCACCTCGCGGCGTCGAAGGTCGTCGACACGGACCGCCCGCACGGTCAGTTCGAGGACAACACCCGGATGACCCGCGAGGTACTGGAGGCGATGGCCGAGGCGGGCGTGACCGAGGTCGCCTACACCTCCTCGTCGACGGTCTACGGCGAGGCGCCCCGGCCCACTCCCGAGGACTACGCGCCGCTCGAACCGATCAGCGCCTACGGCGCGAGCAAACTCGCCGACGAGGGACTGCTCTCGGCGCGCGCACACAGCCACGACCTCACCGTCTGGAACGTTCGGTTCGCGAACGTCGTCGGGCCGGGCCTGCGCGGGGCCGTGATCCCCGACTTCGTCGAGAAACTCCGCGACGACCCCGAGACGCTGACGATCCTCGGCGACGGCCGTCAGGAGAAGTCCTACCTGCACGTCACCGACTGCGTCGACGCGATGTGCCACGTCGTCGCGCACGCGGACGACGCGATGAACACCTACAACCTCGGGACGCGGACGACGACCTCGGTCGACCGAATCGCGGCCATCGTCGCCGACGAGATGGGCCTCGACCCCGACTACGAGTACACCGGCGGCGACCGCGGCTGGACCGGCGACGTGCCGAAGATGCGCCTCTCCATCGAGAAACTCGCCGCGCTCGGCTGGGAACCCGCCCTGTCGAGCGACGAGGCCGTCCGCCGGGCCGCGCGCGAACTGGTCGCCGAACTCCGCTGA
- the lrp gene encoding HTH-type transcriptional regulator Lrp translates to MTYENLDAKLVNALLGDGRASLRSLAEELDVSVTTVSNHLSDLEAEGVIEGYTPQVDYDALGYDVTAVIQLKVEGNALPDITETLREHRQMISVYEVTGDYDVIAVGKFTDTDGMNDQIKALLTDPDIKESNTSVVLNAVTENEQFELDIDEE, encoded by the coding sequence ATGACGTACGAAAATCTCGACGCAAAGTTGGTGAATGCACTCCTCGGCGACGGACGCGCCAGTCTGCGCAGTCTCGCGGAGGAACTCGACGTCTCGGTGACCACGGTCTCGAACCACCTCTCCGACCTCGAAGCGGAGGGCGTGATCGAGGGCTACACCCCGCAGGTCGACTACGACGCGCTCGGCTACGACGTCACGGCGGTCATCCAACTGAAAGTCGAGGGCAACGCCCTCCCCGACATCACCGAGACGCTCAGGGAGCACCGCCAGATGATCTCCGTCTACGAGGTCACCGGCGACTACGACGTGATCGCCGTCGGCAAGTTCACCGACACCGACGGGATGAACGACCAGATCAAGGCGTTGCTGACCGACCCGGACATCAAGGAGTCGAACACCAGCGTCGTCCTCAACGCCGTCACCGAGAACGAGCAGTTCGAACTCGACATCGACGAGGAGTGA